In Geminocystis sp. NIES-3708, a single window of DNA contains:
- a CDS encoding response regulator, with protein MDQQQIRLNFLDEAEDCFHTIESALLDLSSTVAEPERLDLALRATHSVKGGAGMMGFLPLSNVAHRLEDFFKILRIRHHSTQITTEVETLLLLGLDSMRQISDLHRQGIEVEESWLKGNVEPIFIQLSQNLGELREEDEDLLFAQSEGIDAELLMFEEGLEPILDEFEVELTQLSSAELSSALVMTSEKLLIFGHMANLEPFIQLCESIQQEAIISSEENINSLAQEALTLWRRSHALVMRGSFDKLPSKVESHDLIGFNESVFDAEGFNFDFNEDDLSSLTNALDEAVNLEIVVSNDFPLTEEIALSDFDLFSEEKIESEDLEKLQDAFAQVSEPQKSLIPEPKTLQTSPKSGKLVRVPVEQLSQFNTLFGKLIIERNRLNLRLEQLKNFAQLMQRRMNQLEQSNKQLRNWYDHASTEGLLKEQSFTQIPTFVGVNVSNSLMADQTLAQFDALEMDRYSDLHLISQEQIETIVQLKEVSTDIDFGLEDINQVVQELNHTMRSLQKNVTRIQMRPFADLVRSFPRLIRDLNLQFGKKVNLKIEGESTLLDRTLIEALNNPLMHLIRNAFDHGIEDPQTRTMAGKLSEGNITISAINRGTQTIIKIKDDGAGIRLNKICDRLRSMGISDEEIKKMSESEIIDHIFQAGFSTSTKVTELSGRGVGMDVVRTNLEEIRGDIHAETKIGQGTTFTLKVPFSLSILRVMIVEIKGMVFAVPVNSVREMLHLKPEQGLTLEDLTYISWHEQTVPLAHLEQTLTFNRPSKPFEMPGNPVINQPTILLVGEGDDLGAIKIDRFWGEQEVTIRPINTHLPLTVGLISSMILGDGRVLPLIDPVQIFQESLKTKIRENKTDLISKDKNGEINSTKVNTILITDDSINVRRYLASTLEKAGYQVEQAKDGKEAVDKLLGGLSVQGVICDIEMPRLDGYGVLEEIKGKPEFQSLPIVMLTSRSNEKHRKLAFNLGASAYFSKPYNEQELLSKISELIGT; from the coding sequence ATGGATCAACAACAAATTCGACTTAATTTTCTCGATGAAGCGGAAGATTGTTTTCATACCATAGAATCTGCACTCCTTGACTTGAGTTCAACGGTTGCCGAACCTGAAAGACTAGATTTAGCCTTGAGGGCGACTCATTCAGTTAAAGGTGGTGCAGGAATGATGGGATTTCTCCCTTTGAGTAATGTTGCTCACCGCTTAGAAGATTTTTTCAAAATTTTACGCATTCGTCACCATTCTACTCAAATCACTACAGAAGTGGAAACCTTATTGTTATTAGGGCTTGATTCTATGCGTCAAATTAGTGATTTACACCGTCAAGGGATAGAAGTTGAAGAATCTTGGTTAAAAGGTAATGTTGAGCCTATTTTTATACAGTTGAGCCAAAATTTAGGAGAACTTCGAGAGGAAGATGAAGATCTATTATTTGCCCAAAGTGAAGGAATAGATGCTGAGTTGTTGATGTTTGAGGAAGGTTTAGAACCGATTTTAGACGAATTTGAGGTTGAATTAACTCAACTTTCATCGGCAGAATTGTCCTCAGCTTTGGTAATGACATCAGAAAAATTGTTGATTTTTGGACACATGGCGAATTTAGAGCCTTTTATTCAACTGTGTGAATCGATTCAGCAGGAGGCGATTATTAGCAGTGAGGAAAATATTAATTCTTTGGCTCAAGAGGCTTTAACCCTTTGGCGACGTTCCCATGCTTTGGTGATGCGTGGTAGTTTTGATAAGTTACCTTCTAAGGTGGAAAGCCATGATTTAATCGGTTTCAATGAATCTGTTTTTGATGCTGAGGGTTTTAACTTTGATTTTAATGAGGATGATCTCTCATCATTAACTAATGCTTTAGATGAGGCTGTTAATTTGGAAATTGTCGTTAGTAATGATTTCCCTTTGACAGAAGAAATTGCCTTATCAGATTTTGATTTATTCTCAGAGGAAAAAATTGAAAGTGAGGATTTAGAAAAGTTACAAGATGCTTTTGCTCAAGTTTCTGAACCACAAAAATCTTTAATTCCTGAACCTAAAACTCTTCAAACTTCACCCAAATCAGGTAAATTGGTGCGTGTACCTGTAGAACAATTATCTCAATTTAACACTTTATTCGGTAAGTTGATTATAGAACGTAATCGCCTTAATCTGCGGTTAGAACAATTGAAAAATTTTGCCCAGTTAATGCAACGGCGGATGAATCAATTAGAACAATCCAATAAACAGTTAAGAAATTGGTATGATCATGCTTCTACTGAAGGTTTGTTGAAAGAGCAATCTTTCACTCAAATTCCGACTTTTGTTGGAGTAAATGTTTCTAATTCTTTGATGGCAGATCAGACTTTAGCTCAATTCGATGCTTTAGAAATGGATCGTTATAGTGATTTACACTTGATTTCTCAGGAACAAATCGAAACCATTGTGCAATTAAAGGAAGTCAGTACAGATATTGATTTTGGCTTAGAGGATATTAACCAAGTTGTACAAGAATTAAATCATACGATGCGATCGCTTCAGAAAAATGTGACCCGTATTCAGATGCGTCCTTTTGCCGATTTAGTGAGAAGTTTTCCTCGCCTAATCAGGGATTTGAATTTACAGTTTGGGAAAAAAGTTAATCTCAAAATTGAGGGAGAAAGTACTTTACTTGATCGTACCCTAATCGAAGCCCTCAATAACCCTTTAATGCACCTAATTCGTAACGCTTTTGATCATGGTATTGAAGATCCTCAAACTCGGACAATGGCAGGAAAACTTAGTGAGGGAAATATTACCATCAGTGCTATTAACCGAGGTACACAAACTATTATCAAGATTAAAGACGATGGAGCGGGGATTCGCCTTAATAAAATATGCGATCGCCTACGATCAATGGGTATTAGTGATGAAGAAATTAAGAAAATGTCGGAGTCGGAAATAATTGACCATATTTTTCAAGCAGGTTTTAGCACTTCCACAAAGGTAACAGAACTTTCAGGCAGGGGAGTGGGAATGGATGTAGTTCGTACCAACTTAGAAGAAATTCGTGGTGATATTCATGCCGAGACAAAAATAGGACAGGGTACAACCTTTACCCTCAAAGTTCCTTTCAGCCTGTCCATTTTAAGAGTGATGATAGTGGAAATAAAAGGCATGGTGTTTGCCGTACCCGTTAATAGTGTTCGAGAAATGTTACATTTGAAACCAGAACAAGGTTTAACGCTCGAAGACTTAACATACATTAGTTGGCACGAACAAACAGTACCTTTGGCTCACTTAGAGCAAACATTAACCTTTAATCGACCATCAAAACCTTTTGAAATGCCCGGAAATCCCGTGATTAACCAACCGACAATTCTCTTGGTAGGAGAAGGAGATGATCTGGGTGCGATTAAAATTGATCGATTCTGGGGCGAACAAGAAGTAACTATTCGTCCTATCAATACCCATTTACCTCTAACTGTGGGGTTAATTAGTTCTATGATACTAGGAGACGGTCGAGTTTTACCTCTAATTGATCCTGTGCAAATTTTCCAAGAATCTTTGAAAACTAAAATAAGGGAAAATAAAACTGATTTAATTTCCAAAGATAAAAATGGAGAAATTAATTCTACCAAAGTTAACACAATTCTGATTACAGATGATTCTATCAACGTTCGCCGTTACTTAGCCTCAACTTTAGAAAAAGCAGGTTATCAAGTTGAACAAGCTAAAGATGGAAAAGAAGCAGTAGATAAACTTTTAGGTGGACTATCTGTTCAAGGGGTTATTTGTGATATTGAAATGCCCCGTCTTGATGGTTATGGTGTTTTAGAGGAAATTAAAGGTAAACCAGAATTTCAATCTCTTCCCATTGTGATGTTAACATCTCGCAGTAATGAAAAACACCGAAAACTAGCTTTTAATTTGGGAGCATCTGCTTATTTTTCCAAGCCTTATAATGAACAAGAATTACTGAGTAAAATTAGCGAGTTAATTGGTACTTAG